CTAAAACAATAACACTTCCTGTGTTCTATGGTCAATTTGAAAACATGCAAAATAAGTTGTTACAGCTGAACaaatctatttttaatttttaaattagttcTCTATAGAGTGTTTATGCCACATGTTGAACCTATTTATCTTAACTTAACATCAACTgctttattaatttcaaaacctaaccattaaaataaatatatgtttttagaATAATTTCGGCTGGTAGCAAGCAGAAGTACATATACGATTATTTATTATCAAAAGCCCAGCTTATCAGTTTGAAGGCAACTTTTGATATGATTCAACGCAGACACAGGTGCGCATTGAAACTATATTTAGACCTTCTTATCGCTTCAATGTTTTGATTAATCCGTATTTTCTGTTTCAAttttgaaaatgcatttttcaagaCCTTACTACCAGAACGAAATCCAATTGAGCTTTGGCAAGCTTTTTGTTTCAGCAATTTTACGGTAATTAGCAGCAATTCCCATGCTATTGTAGTTCTATTAAAAGTTAATCGCCAGCACTTTACAGTGACAGCAAAACTAGTTATACTAGTTGCGAACTATGATCGAAAATGATACCCCACCGAGCTACATGGTTACAAGACTAAGAATTTTTCAGGTACAACTTTCACTGAAATATAGAACTCCGAAAATAATGCATTGTAAGAGAATACAAGAAAAATTATTCAGCATGTtgataaattcaaattaaatagaaGAAAACATTTTCCGAACTACCTAATCTATATAATCAATCATAAAACCCGAAACAAAATCGGAATTTAAAGAACAAGATTCACTCAAATCGATATACCCAACCTACAAGGTATCAACTGCTTCTGTTTTCAAACCCAACCCGATTGCAACCGATGTCAGTATGCAAGTGCACCTGCAGCTATCAAAATGCTTAACCCCGAACTCATGTCGCTGGAGAACCAGGTGTTCCGATGCTACCTGGGATGGTCGGCTATATTGATACTCAAGATCTTCGCCGCTGGTATTTACACGGGTCTCATGCGCTTCTTTACGGCCGTAAGTTATCAAACTTATCAGTTCAATCCTGCAGTATCTACATCGTATCTACATGAAAATGGGTTGAGATTTGTGTTTCTACATTCACACTCGCGGTCAGTTCAAGTTGACTTTTATATGGACACTTGATTTTAGAGATTGAAAAGTTAGATCGCATGTGAGAAGGGAAAACATATtcatataataattttattaatttttatatttttagttaaATCTATTCGTTTATTAACGCACAATTTAgggtattttgtttttgctgccttCCCATTGTGGCCTCTGCTGTATTCTTCGGGCAAAAACACTCGCTTCTCTTTTCAAGCAAGCAAGCGGGGCCTCCGCCCCGAAATTCGCCTATTCGCTTACGCCGCAAAGAGAGCTTTTATTTGCcggtataaaaaaaaaagcacacgCGAGTATCGCTCATTTTATATTTCAGCGACGGCCGAGCAAGTTGTTGAATCCCAGACCAGACATTTTACGTACTATAAAGATAATAAAGTTATAGTTAAAACACATACAATGGCCAGCCCCGTGGAACTGCTAAGCCTCTCCAATCCCGTCTTCAAGAGTTTCACCTTTTGGGTCGGAGTTTTGGTGATCAAAATGCTGCTGATGAGCCTTCTGACAGCCATCCAGCGTTTCAAGACGAAGGTGGGTTAAGGGAATGGGCGTGCGGGAAGCGGGTCGCACAGTGGGGTCAAAGTCTCACGCCAGTGAAAGTTTAAATGGATCTAACGAAATAGATTAGTGAATTTATTAAGGTTGAAAGTTATTAGAATTCAACTAGCAACGGTGATAATTATAAATGTAACTTAATCTATTAGTATATAAAATGTGACGAATTATAAATAAGTATTACTATTATAATACAATTTTGAGCTTAccatgttttattttttaataatacatgGCAACTGTACAAAACGATACGAAAttcaaatggaaaaacaataaaaagatGCATATGAATGCACATCACATTCCTAATTTTATGTATTTCGATTCTTTAATCGGTATCTTCATTTTCAGACCTTCGCCAACCCCGAGGACCTGATGTCCCCCAAGCTGAAGGTCAAGTTCGACGATCCGAACGTGGAGCGTGTGCGCCGTGCCCACCGCAACGACCTGGAGAACATCCTGCCCTTCTTCGCCATCGGTCTGCTCTACGTCCTGACTGATCCGGCCGCCTTTCTGGCCATCAACCTGTTCCGCGCCGTGGGCATCGCCCGCATCGTCCACACACTGGTCTACGCCGTGGTCGTGGTGCCCCAGCCTTCCCGTGCCCTCGCCTTCTTCGTGGCCTTGGGCGCCACCGTCTACATGGCCCTGCAGGTCATCGCCTCGGCCGCCTTCTGAGCACATAGGTCTAGtccttcttgtttttttttttaagcattttgaaataatttctGAAATATAGAGTTACGCCTACCTCGGCTTTGGTGCTGTTGGATCACAATCTaagtgttttctttttgggaaaaatcaaaatgccaaaaattaaaagttaaattcatttaaagcAATGCAGTTACTTGAACTACAAGTAAGAAATTGTTTTTCACTTGaacttattttcaattttagagaAATGTATCTCATCACTATACCTCTGTATTATGATATACAATAATATATTATGATATACAATAATACTTTGTACGTATATACAGATCGCAGTAATCAATTTACCATAACTAAAATAAGTTAACTTTTGAATACTAATTACCTCGTTTTGTGGGTAAGAGCTTAAAAAAAGTGCTGTATAATGCTTGCTATAAGATTAAATAGTGTAGCATACATTATAAGACTACAAAATGTTTAACATGCAGCTTTTGcaatacatgtatgtatatatgtatacacacatatatagcTGTAAAAGCACAGTTGGAGATAATTTAAAGCTTTATAGTTCTTGATGAATTGGTTCTTAATAAACAGGTTGCTATTTTAAAAACGTAGGCAACTGATTCGGATTTCAGCATTACGTTTATCTGGTACTACTGCGGAATCTGATAGTTAGATTACGCATTTATTTTCAGTGCAGGAAATCGCAGATCAAGCCATGCTGTGTATGAAGAAGAGCGAAACCGGTTATCACTATCTGTTTCATTCTCACCATAACAATGGGATAAATAccctatattatttttaaaaataaaaaacaaatccaCAATTCCAATGAAATCCAATGAAAAATccacaattaaaatatgagGCGAATTAAATTTACGGTTAACAGTTTTACACGtttaaaatttatacaaaatttactCTTAGGCCTTTCTAGACTGACTGGAAAAAAACGGGCCAGTTGTATGTACCTCTAGAGGAAAACAGCAGTAATGTCAAATCTAAAATTTctattaatatattaaatttttatttaaatggaaataaaactaaaacaatgGCATTATTGACATTtcaagtattttttgtaagtatgtcaaaatatatattatgaatatttgccacgctgttgTTTTATGTTGTGTTGAGCATGCCACCATGCACCAGCACCACTGTGCGCTGCCGCCGTCTCTGCCGGCATCGCAGCCGACCGTTAGCCGCAAGTTGCTTGCGTTGGTTAGATTCCCGATTCCGTTCAATTGCCTTCGTTGGCAGCATCGTAGCGGTCGCTTTTCGCAGTTCGCGCTAGTTAGTCGCTCCTGGGTCACTAATCACCAGCACTGGTAAGTAAAACTTAAGCTGACAACTGTCCAAAGTGCATTCGTCCTGATCCTTTTCCCTTAAAGTTCCTTTTGCTGCCTCTTTCTTGCACATTTCCAACCGGcgaaatacatataaatatgtagAAGTACAAATAATACGAGAGAGAAACATGTGCTTGCTATTTTGTatgttgttttttcttctcACATATTCGCcgttcgtttttgtttttgttgttctatttTGAAGCCGCGTGCTTGTAAAACAAATATGTAtagacatatgtatgtatatggaaaaatgcgtgtgtgtgcatgtCATCGGCGGGGGAGATAAACAAGAAAGAgcaataaaaaggaaaaccgGGAAAGTTTAGAGtttacacagaaaaaaaagaaacacattaatattaaaattatataattttcaaaTGCGTAAATTTtgcgtaaatttaaaatagTAAAACGATATTTTGATTcgaaatttacataaataatattttagtCGTCTGATAATGTTTCTTTACTTTAATGCTCACCTTACATTGAAATATTTGGATTTATATGttatattcatattataaAAGGATAGTTTTATACATCAAGTATCTCAATACCACTTTATTCAGCTTACgttcaaattaaaaacataacgtataattttataaatagattCAACGGGACGCTTAATAAATAGTACGTAGCTGTTTTTTTAATTccttttaaatgcaattcgttaattatttatattagaaaatttatataaacacTAAGGTAGCATTTTAGAAAGACTTTGCGCTCCATTCAATtattaagttaatttaataCATGCCGATACTACAGATTCCGACCTACCCTATCATTAGTCCTGAGTTCACAAGATACCCTCACAACGTTGGCAAAGCTTTTCATATAATAAATGTTCCCTTATTTGAGTTTACTTTGTAGGTGATAGATAGGTTTCGAGTGGCGTGTCGTATACAGCGCAAGCAATCAGTGCCACCTGAAAACCTTATCTACAAAATGGAAACCCACTTAAACGACGGTAGTCCCTATTTAATAACCAGTTAAAGAAAGGGCTTCGAACTGGGAACTGAACGTCTAGAATAGACTAAAGATAGACTAAATTCCACAAAGAATCGAATTTTAATGGAATACCTCgcgtattttaaaatttcgttGTGATAAGGAAAGCCTTGAGCCTAAGAATCTTAGTTTTGTATCCTTTAAATAATTACAGCTAGAAAAAATGCGTATTTTCATATATCTTCTTAAGATAATCCGACTTCGGGATCtgtgcaaattgaaataaacAAGCTGCCCTTCCTGTTTCCATctgatttgcatatttttgagTTTTGTCACGTCATCGCTTTTGGGCCCGATCTTTTCGCTTTCGATTGAATAGTAATCTCACGCAATTTCGCAACCTCGTCGCAATGAGACAACAGAAAGTA
The DNA window shown above is from Drosophila melanogaster chromosome X and carries:
- the Mgstl gene encoding microsomal glutathione S-transferase-like, isoform C, which encodes MLNPELMSLENQVFRCYLGWSAILILKIFAAGIYTGLMRFFTATFANPEDLMSPKLKVKFDDPNVERVRRAHRNDLENILPFFAIGLLYVLTDPAAFLAINLFRAVGIARIVHTLVYAVVVVPQPSRALAFFVALGATVYMALQVIASAAF
- the Mgstl gene encoding microsomal glutathione S-transferase-like, isoform A encodes the protein MASPVELLSLSNPVFKSFTFWVGVLVIKMLLMSLLTAIQRFKTKTFANPEDLMSPKLKVKFDDPNVERVRRAHRNDLENILPFFAIGLLYVLTDPAAFLAINLFRAVGIARIVHTLVYAVVVVPQPSRALAFFVALGATVYMALQVIASAAF